The Pseudomonas sp. Bout1 genomic sequence AAAGGCCGTGGCCAGCATCCAGTTCATGATGAACAAATACATCCGTCCGTTGCGGTTCATGAGCAAGGGCGACTTCTCGCTACACAAGTGGGTACACGATCCCGACGCAGGGAACCTGTACATCACATGGCGGGAAGATATGCGCTCGACCATGCAGCCATTGGTTGCAATGTGGATCGACACTATCTGCGCGACCATCCTCAGCTATGAGCCAATGACCGGCAAACGGCTGTGGCTCTACCTCGATGAGCTGCAATCGCTTGGCAAGCTGGAATCGTTCGTTTCTGCCGCGACTAAGGGTCGAAAGCATGGCCTGCGCATGGTTGGCAGCATTCAGGATTGGTCGCAGCTCAACACAAGCTATGGCGTTGAAGAGGCTAAAACGCTGCTGTCCTGCTTCCGAAATTACGTCATTTTGGCGGCATCCAACGCTGAAACGGCGCTGATGGCTCAGAAGGTCCTTGGCCAGCAAGAGGTGAAGCGCATGCGCACTTCGCACAATGCCGGTAGTACAAATAGGGCGCAGGAAATCAAAAAGGAGTTTGTCGTTATGGATTCGGAGATTTCGAACCTCGACGACCTTGAGGCGTTTTTGTCATTCGGTGAAAGCTTCCCCATGTCTCGAATCAAGTTGCCGTACGTGAAACACAAGGAACGCAATGAGGCGATTGTGATCACGGGCCAAGTAGCATGACGGGGGTTTAATGCTCAATGTGACGCCAATCCGGGGCAACAATCAATATGCGGCTGCGCATTACTTTTCAGCCGCGGACGACTACTACGCCAAGGAAAACTTGGGTGAATGGCAAGGTGAAGGCGCTGAACGCCTCGGCCTTGTCGGCCCCGTTGAACAGGCTGAATTGGCAAGGTTGTTGGACGGCAAGCTGCCGACCGGCGAAAAAATCCACTCCACCTTCAACGCTGAAACGAACATGCGGCGTATGGGGTTAGACCTGACCTTTTCCGCGCCTAAGTCTGTATCGATGCAGGCGCTCGTTGCCGGCGACAAAGAAGTCACAGCGGCACATGATCGGGCAGTCACCAAAGCGCTAAAGCACGTTGAACAACTTGCCCAGGCACGCCGGAAGGAAAAGGGGAAATTCCTGCGCGAACGCACGGGAAATATGGTGATCGGTAAGTTCCGGCATGAAATGAGCCGAGGCAAGGATCCGCAGCTACACACGCATTCCGTTGTCATGAACATGACCCAACGCGCCGATGGCAAATGGCGTGCCCTCTTCAATGACGACATTTTCAAGGTACAACACGAAGTTGACGCCATGTACAAAGGTCATCTTGCCCATGAGCTGCGCGAACTGGGGTATGAAATCCGGGTACTGGACGGTAAGGGTAACTTCGAGCTGAACCACATCTCACGCGATCAGATCGAGGCGTTTTCGAGCCGGAGCAAGGTGATCGAGGAAGCGCTGGCCAAAGACGGTAAAACCCGAGCTGACGCGACCACCCTTGAAAAGCAGATCATTTCATTGGCTACCCGGCCAAAGAAAGACGAACGCGATAAAGACCTTGTTAAACAATACTGGGTGACTAAAAGCCGTGAACTGGGGATCGAGTACGGCGCACGTAGCCGCCTTGATGGCCGTGAATATGACGAATCCACTCCCGGTTCACCAGGAGCAATGCGCCCCGGCGAAATTCATGCTGAATCCGAGCTGCCTGATGGAATAACGCCCGGTCAGGCCGTTGTTCAGTTCGCGATCAACCACCTAACAGAGCGTGAGCAGGTCGTATCGTCAAACGAGCTGCGCACCGTGGCAATGCGCCGCTCAGTAGGCCTTGCTGGCCCAAATGAAGTAGAGGCTGAAATCAACCGTCTTGTGAAGCAAGGCACACTGATTGAGTCAGCCCCGGCATTCAAAATGGCGAAGGGCGATGCCGGTGAAGATTCGCCCGTGCTGTCACCTGCAGGATGGAAAAACCACTTACAGGAACTCAAGGGCTGGACTGATAAACAAGCTCAGCAGTACGTCGACACGGCAATCAAGCGCGGGTCATTGATTGAGGCGGACAAGCGATACACCACACAGAAGGGCTTGAAGCGTGAACAAGCGATCTTGGCCATCGAGCGGACTGGACGTGGCCAGGTCACACCGATCATGCCACTTGAGGCGGTCCGGCAAGCACTTGAAGGTACGACCCTGACAACTGGCCAGCGGGAAGCCGTCGAAAGCATCGTCAGCACTACCAATCGATTCGTTGGTATCCAGGGCGATGCGGGTACAGGCAAAACTTACTCTGTTGATCGAGCTGTTCAGTTGCTTGATTCCGTAAATCAGGCTGTTGTGAACGGTAAGCCAGAAGGCGGCTTTCGTATCCTCGCCTTAGCACCGTATGGCAACCAAGTTGCAGCACTCAAAGGCGAAGGGCTTGACGCTCACACCTTGGCCAGCTTTTTCCACACCAAGGATAAGAAACTCGACGACAAAACCATCATCGTGCTCGATGAGGCTGGTGTATTAGGAGCGCGGCAAATGGAACAGCTCATGCGGCTCGTTGAAAAATCAGGCGCTCGGCTCGTTCAGTTGGGTGATACGAAACAAACCGAGGCTATCGAGGCGGGCAAACCATTTGCCCAGCTCCAGCAAGCCGGAATGCAAACAGCACGGATCAAGGAGATTCAGCGGCAGAAGGATCCAGAGTTGAAACGTGCTGTTGAGTACGCGGCAGATGGCAATACGGTCAAATCGGTTCAACACATTGCGCACGTCGAAGAATTGCGGTCAGCGGAAGCACGGCATAAGGCAATTGTTACCGACTACATGAAGCTCACGCCTCCGGAAAGGGTTGGAGCGCTGATCGTGGCCGGTACGAACAAAGATCGTAAACAGATCAACGGAATGGCTCGTAAAGCGCTGGGATTTGAAGGCCATGGCCACAAATACGCGACGCTCAATCGCGTAGACATGACGCAGGCCGAGCGCCGATATGCTCCCAGCTTCCAGCCCGGCATGATCATCCAGCCCGAAAAAGACTACGAGAAGGCTGGTTTGGTACGCGGCGACACCTATACCGTCAAAGAAGCGCTTCCCGGTAATGTATTAGTGCTGTCTGCTCCGGACGGATCCCGCTTGACGATCAACCCCCGCAAGGCAACGAAGCTCAGCGTTTACAAATCCGAAAAGCCTGAGCTGTCACCGGGCGACCTGATTCGCATCACCCGCAACAATCCGTCACTGGACATCACCAATGGCGACCGTATGCGCGTGACGGCTCTTGAGACTGGCTTTATTCACTTGGAATCGGTCAAGCAGCGGGACGGAAAGCCAGAGCGCGTGGTGAAGCTGGCCACCGACAAACCTTTGCACCTTGAACATGCATATGCGGCGACCGTTCACAGCGCCCAGGGCCTCACAAATGATCGGGTAATGGTTTCGATCAACACAGAGAGCCGTACCACATCCCTAAACCTGTTCTATGTCGCGATCAGTCGTGCGCGGCACGAAGCACGGATCTATGCGGACAACATCAAAAAACTACCCGAAGCGATTTCCAAACGGTACGACAAAACCACTTCCCTGAGCTTGCAGCGCGAGCGCGAGGCCTTACGCAAGGAGCAGAACCGCGTTCGGTCAACAATGGTTGACGCAGCACTTAAACAGCGCGAACTGGAGCGCAAACAGAAAGCGCCACGGAACCAGCCGGGCGATGGTATCGGACGTGCAGGCTAATGCTGAATCGAACGCGACCGTTACCGGTTGCTTTCGGTTGCAGATAGCCATTACTTTACTATTTCAATTCAGGGAGTAATCACATGAAAGGC encodes the following:
- the mobF gene encoding MobF family relaxase gives rise to the protein MLNVTPIRGNNQYAAAHYFSAADDYYAKENLGEWQGEGAERLGLVGPVEQAELARLLDGKLPTGEKIHSTFNAETNMRRMGLDLTFSAPKSVSMQALVAGDKEVTAAHDRAVTKALKHVEQLAQARRKEKGKFLRERTGNMVIGKFRHEMSRGKDPQLHTHSVVMNMTQRADGKWRALFNDDIFKVQHEVDAMYKGHLAHELRELGYEIRVLDGKGNFELNHISRDQIEAFSSRSKVIEEALAKDGKTRADATTLEKQIISLATRPKKDERDKDLVKQYWVTKSRELGIEYGARSRLDGREYDESTPGSPGAMRPGEIHAESELPDGITPGQAVVQFAINHLTEREQVVSSNELRTVAMRRSVGLAGPNEVEAEINRLVKQGTLIESAPAFKMAKGDAGEDSPVLSPAGWKNHLQELKGWTDKQAQQYVDTAIKRGSLIEADKRYTTQKGLKREQAILAIERTGRGQVTPIMPLEAVRQALEGTTLTTGQREAVESIVSTTNRFVGIQGDAGTGKTYSVDRAVQLLDSVNQAVVNGKPEGGFRILALAPYGNQVAALKGEGLDAHTLASFFHTKDKKLDDKTIIVLDEAGVLGARQMEQLMRLVEKSGARLVQLGDTKQTEAIEAGKPFAQLQQAGMQTARIKEIQRQKDPELKRAVEYAADGNTVKSVQHIAHVEELRSAEARHKAIVTDYMKLTPPERVGALIVAGTNKDRKQINGMARKALGFEGHGHKYATLNRVDMTQAERRYAPSFQPGMIIQPEKDYEKAGLVRGDTYTVKEALPGNVLVLSAPDGSRLTINPRKATKLSVYKSEKPELSPGDLIRITRNNPSLDITNGDRMRVTALETGFIHLESVKQRDGKPERVVKLATDKPLHLEHAYAATVHSAQGLTNDRVMVSINTESRTTSLNLFYVAISRARHEARIYADNIKKLPEAISKRYDKTTSLSLQREREALRKEQNRVRSTMVDAALKQRELERKQKAPRNQPGDGIGRAG